A single window of Tenericutes bacterium MZ-XQ DNA harbors:
- a CDS encoding tRNA (adenosine(37)-N6)-threonylcarbamoyltransferase complex transferase subunit TsaD, which produces MNILAVESSCDETSVAVVKDGKEVLSHIVLSQIDIHQVFGGVVPEIASRNHVVHMTRVFEQAIKDSKLSIEDIDLVAVTEGPGLIGSLLVGINAATAFAFAHGKKIIGVNHLIGHIYASNIEHEIKFPALALLVSGGHTELLYIKDHMDIKMLGTTLDDAVGEAYDKVGRTLGLPYPGGPVIDTLSKLGKDTYDLPRPYMEQHGFNFSFSGLKSAVINLVHNETQRGNEIRTNDMCASFQASVIDVLVAKTKKAIESYDVKQLIVAGGVAANKGLREALNKHINHLEILIPSSEYCTDNAAMIGVAAYFKFLKEGAHPNYLLGGVSTIPFEMMED; this is translated from the coding sequence GTGAACATATTAGCAGTTGAAAGCAGTTGTGATGAAACCAGTGTTGCGGTCGTTAAAGATGGCAAAGAAGTTTTAAGTCACATTGTTTTATCACAAATTGATATTCATCAAGTTTTTGGTGGCGTTGTCCCTGAAATCGCATCTAGAAATCATGTGGTTCATATGACAAGAGTTTTTGAACAAGCAATTAAAGACTCAAAACTATCTATTGAAGATATCGATTTAGTTGCGGTTACTGAAGGACCAGGTTTAATTGGAAGTTTATTGGTTGGTATTAATGCTGCAACTGCATTTGCATTTGCACATGGCAAAAAGATTATTGGTGTTAATCATTTGATTGGTCATATATATGCATCAAATATTGAACATGAAATAAAGTTTCCAGCACTTGCATTACTTGTAAGTGGCGGGCATACAGAACTTTTGTATATCAAAGATCACATGGATATCAAAATGCTAGGTACAACTTTAGATGATGCAGTTGGTGAGGCATATGATAAAGTAGGAAGAACCTTAGGGCTTCCTTATCCTGGTGGACCAGTCATTGATACGCTTTCAAAGCTAGGAAAAGATACATATGACCTACCTAGACCGTATATGGAACAACACGGATTTAATTTTAGTTTCTCAGGATTAAAGAGTGCTGTGATTAACTTAGTGCATAACGAAACGCAAAGAGGAAATGAAATTAGAACAAATGATATGTGTGCGTCTTTTCAAGCATCTGTGATTGATGTCTTAGTTGCCAAAACCAAAAAGGCTATAGAATCTTATGATGTAAAGCAACTCATCGTAGCTGGTGGGGTTGCAGCAAATAAAGGGTTAAGGGAAGCTTTGAATAAACATATTAATCACTTAGAAATCCTTATTCCAAGTTCTGAGTACTGTACAGATAATGCCGCAATGATTGGTGTTGCTGCATACTTTAAGTTTTTAAAAGAAGGGGCACATCCGAATTATTTATTAGGTGGTGTTTCAACGATTCCTTTTGAAATGATGGAAGATTAA